The following are encoded together in the Odocoileus virginianus isolate 20LAN1187 ecotype Illinois chromosome 28, Ovbor_1.2, whole genome shotgun sequence genome:
- the SIRT3 gene encoding NAD-dependent protein deacetylase sirtuin-3, mitochondrial isoform X5, translating into MVDRVPRCPVCSGVTKPDIVFFGEPLPKRFLLHLADFPMADLLLILGTSLEVEPFASLSDAVRSSVPRLLINRDLVGSLARNPRGRDVVQLGDVVHGVKRLVELLGWTDDIQDLIQRETGKFDGWDRL; encoded by the exons ATGGTGGACAGGGTTCCCCGCTGCCCGGTCTGCTCTGGCGTCACGAAGCCTGACATCGTGTTCTTTGGGGAGCCGCTGCCCAAGAGGTTCCTGCTGCATCTGGCTGACTTCCCCATGGCAGACCTGCTGCTCATCCTTGGGACCTCCTTGGAG GTGGAACCTTTTGCCAGCTTGTCCGATGCCGTGCGGAGCTCAGTTCCCCGACTGCTCATCAACCGGGACTTGGTGGGGTCCTTGGCTAGGAATCCTCGGGGCAGGGACGTGGTCCAGCTGGGGGATGTGGTCCATGGTGTGAAAAGGCTGGTGGAGCTTCTTGGCTGGACGGACGACATCCAGGACCTCATCCAGAGGGAAACTGGAAAG TTTGATGGTTGGGACAGACTGTGA
- the RIC8A gene encoding chaperone Ric-8A isoform X2 translates to MEPRAVADAVETGEEDVVMEALRAYNRENSQSFTFDDAQQEDRKRLAKLLVSVLEQGLPPSRRVIWLQSIRILSRDRSCLDSFTSRRSLQALACYAGISASQGSVPEPLNMDVVLESLKCLCNLVLSSPVAQVLAAEAGLVVRLAERVGLYRQSSFPHDVQFFDLRLLFLLTALRTDVRQQLFQELQGVRLLTRALELTLGMTEGERRPELLPPQETERAMEILKVLFNITFDSIKREVDEEDTALYRHLGTLLRHCVMVTAAGDHTEEFHGHAVNLLGNLPLKCLDVLLTLEPHEGSLEFLGVNMDVIRVLLSFMEKRLHQTHRLKESVAPVLSVLTECARMHRPARKFLKAQVLPPLRDVRTRPEVGELLRNKLVRLMTHLDTDVKRVAAEFLFVLCSESVPRFIKYTGYGNAAGLLAARGLMAGGRPEGQYSEDEDTDTDEYKEAKASINPVTGRVEEKPPNPMEGMTEEQKEHEAMKLVNMFDKLSRHRVIQPMGMSPRGQLTSLQDAMCETMEGQLSSDPDSDPD, encoded by the exons ATGGAGCCCCGGGCAGTTGCGGATGCCGTGGAGACGGGGGAGGAGGACGTAGTTATGGAGGCTTTGCGCGCGTACAACCGGGAG AACTCCCAGAGTTTCACGTTTGATGATGCGCAACAGGAGGATAGGAAG AGACTGGCGAAGCTGCTTGTCTCAGTCCTGGAGCAGGGCCTGCCACCCTCCCGCCGCGTCATCTGGCTGCAGAGCATCCGTATCCTGTCCAGGGACCGCAGCTGCCTGGACTCCTTCACCAGTCGCCGGAGTCTGCAGGCTCTTGCCTGCTATGCTGGCATCTCCGCCTCCCAGGGGTCGGTCCCTGAGCCGCTGAACATGGATGTTGTACTTGAGTCCCTTAAGTGCCTGTGCAATCTCGTGTTAAGCAGCCCCGTGGCACAGGTGCTGGCAGCAGAGGCGGGGCTAGTGGTGAGGCTTGCAGAGCGCGTAGGACTGTACCGCCAGAGCAGCTTCCCGCACGACGTCCAGTTCTTTGATTTGCGTCTGCTCTTCTTGCTAACTGCACTCCGCACCGACGTGCGCCAGCAGCTGTTTCAGGAGCTGCAGGGAGTGCGCCTGCTGACCAGGGCGCTGGAGCTGACGTTGGGAATGACTGAGGGCGAGAGGCGCCCTGAGCTCCTGCCTCCCCAGGAGACTGAGCGAGCCATGGAAATCCTCAAAGTGCTCTTTAACATCACCTTCGACTCCATCAAGAGGGAGGTGGATGAG GAAGACACTGCCCTATATCGGCACTTGGGGACCCTTCTGCGGCACTGTGTGATGGTTACTGCTGCTGGAGACCACACAGAGGAGTTCCACGG CCACGCAGTGAACCTCCTGGGGAACTTGCCTCTCAAGTGTCTGGATGTTCTTCTCACTCTGGAGCCACACGAAGGTTCCTTGGAGTTCCTAGGAGTGAACATGGATGTGATTCGTGTCCTCCTCAGCTTCATGGAGAAGCGTCTTCATCAG ACACACAGGCTGAAGGAAAGCGTGGCCCCCGTGCTGAGCGTGCTGACAGAGTGTGCCCGCATGCACCGCCCCGCCAGGAAGTTCCTGAAGGCCCAG GTGCTGCCCCCGCTGCGGGACGTGAGGACCCGGCCTGAGGTGGGGGAGCTGTTACGGAACAAACTGGTTCGCCTCATGACGCACCTGGACACTGACGTGAAGAGGGTGGCGGCCGAGTTCCTGTTTGTGCTGTGCTCTGAGAGTG TGCCCCGCTTCATCAAGTACACAGGCTATGGAAATGCCGCCGGCCTCCTGGCTGCTAGGGGCCTCATGGCAGGGGGCCGGCCTGAGGGCCAGTACTCAGAGGACGAGGACACAGACACGGACGAGTACAAGGAAGCCAAGGCCAG CATAAACCCAGTAACTGGAAGGGTAGAGGAAAAGCCACCCAACCCCATGGAAGGCATGACAGAGGAGCAGAAGGAGCATGAGGCCATGAAGCTGGTGAACATGTTTGACAAGCTTTCCAG GCACAGGGTCATCCAGCCCATGGGGATGAGTCCCCGGGGTCAGCTCACATCCCTGCAGGATGCCATGTGTGAGACCATGGAGGGGCAACTTTCCTCGGACCCTGACTCGGACCCTGACTGA
- the RIC8A gene encoding chaperone Ric-8A isoform X1, with the protein MEPRAVADAVETGEEDVVMEALRAYNRENSQSFTFDDAQQEDRKRLAKLLVSVLEQGLPPSRRVIWLQSIRILSRDRSCLDSFTSRRSLQALACYAGISASQGSVPEPLNMDVVLESLKCLCNLVLSSPVAQVLAAEAGLVVRLAERVGLYRQSSFPHDVQFFDLRLLFLLTALRTDVRQQLFQELQGVRLLTRALELTLGMTEGERRPELLPPQETERAMEILKVLFNITFDSIKREVDEEDTALYRHLGTLLRHCVMVTAAGDHTEEFHGHAVNLLGNLPLKCLDVLLTLEPHEGSLEFLGVNMDVIRVLLSFMEKRLHQTHRLKESVAPVLSVLTECARMHRPARKFLKAQVLPPLRDVRTRPEVGELLRNKLVRLMTHLDTDVKRVAAEFLFVLCSESVPRFIKYTGYGNAAGLLAARGLMAGGRPEGQYSEDEDTDTDEYKEAKASINPVTGRVEEKPPNPMEGMTEEQKEHEAMKLVNMFDKLSRYVAWQGGPRAGTEEDDPCPVVQAKEVGSEWDLGSGKTALLMLEILCLGESSLAKG; encoded by the exons ATGGAGCCCCGGGCAGTTGCGGATGCCGTGGAGACGGGGGAGGAGGACGTAGTTATGGAGGCTTTGCGCGCGTACAACCGGGAG AACTCCCAGAGTTTCACGTTTGATGATGCGCAACAGGAGGATAGGAAG AGACTGGCGAAGCTGCTTGTCTCAGTCCTGGAGCAGGGCCTGCCACCCTCCCGCCGCGTCATCTGGCTGCAGAGCATCCGTATCCTGTCCAGGGACCGCAGCTGCCTGGACTCCTTCACCAGTCGCCGGAGTCTGCAGGCTCTTGCCTGCTATGCTGGCATCTCCGCCTCCCAGGGGTCGGTCCCTGAGCCGCTGAACATGGATGTTGTACTTGAGTCCCTTAAGTGCCTGTGCAATCTCGTGTTAAGCAGCCCCGTGGCACAGGTGCTGGCAGCAGAGGCGGGGCTAGTGGTGAGGCTTGCAGAGCGCGTAGGACTGTACCGCCAGAGCAGCTTCCCGCACGACGTCCAGTTCTTTGATTTGCGTCTGCTCTTCTTGCTAACTGCACTCCGCACCGACGTGCGCCAGCAGCTGTTTCAGGAGCTGCAGGGAGTGCGCCTGCTGACCAGGGCGCTGGAGCTGACGTTGGGAATGACTGAGGGCGAGAGGCGCCCTGAGCTCCTGCCTCCCCAGGAGACTGAGCGAGCCATGGAAATCCTCAAAGTGCTCTTTAACATCACCTTCGACTCCATCAAGAGGGAGGTGGATGAG GAAGACACTGCCCTATATCGGCACTTGGGGACCCTTCTGCGGCACTGTGTGATGGTTACTGCTGCTGGAGACCACACAGAGGAGTTCCACGG CCACGCAGTGAACCTCCTGGGGAACTTGCCTCTCAAGTGTCTGGATGTTCTTCTCACTCTGGAGCCACACGAAGGTTCCTTGGAGTTCCTAGGAGTGAACATGGATGTGATTCGTGTCCTCCTCAGCTTCATGGAGAAGCGTCTTCATCAG ACACACAGGCTGAAGGAAAGCGTGGCCCCCGTGCTGAGCGTGCTGACAGAGTGTGCCCGCATGCACCGCCCCGCCAGGAAGTTCCTGAAGGCCCAG GTGCTGCCCCCGCTGCGGGACGTGAGGACCCGGCCTGAGGTGGGGGAGCTGTTACGGAACAAACTGGTTCGCCTCATGACGCACCTGGACACTGACGTGAAGAGGGTGGCGGCCGAGTTCCTGTTTGTGCTGTGCTCTGAGAGTG TGCCCCGCTTCATCAAGTACACAGGCTATGGAAATGCCGCCGGCCTCCTGGCTGCTAGGGGCCTCATGGCAGGGGGCCGGCCTGAGGGCCAGTACTCAGAGGACGAGGACACAGACACGGACGAGTACAAGGAAGCCAAGGCCAG CATAAACCCAGTAACTGGAAGGGTAGAGGAAAAGCCACCCAACCCCATGGAAGGCATGACAGAGGAGCAGAAGGAGCATGAGGCCATGAAGCTGGTGAACATGTTTGACAAGCTTTCCAGGTACGTGGCATGGCAAGGAGGGCCCAGAGCTGGGACAGAGGAGGACGACCCATGCCCCGTCGTGCAAGCCAAGGAGGTGGGATCAGAGTGGGATTTAGGTTCTGGCAAGACTGCATTACTAATGTTGGAAATCCTCTGTCTTGGAGAAAGTTCTCTAGCAAAAGGCTAG
- the BET1L gene encoding BET1-like protein isoform X2 — protein MADWARAQSPGAVEEILDRENKRMADSLASKVTRLKSDSDFTSMTGLLTGSVKRFSTMARSGRDNRKLLCGMAVGLIVAFFILSYLLSRART, from the exons ATGGCGGACTGGGCTCGGG cTCAGAGCCCTGGTGCTGTGGAAGAGATTCTAGACCGAGAGAACAAGCGGATGGCTGACAGCTTGGCCTCCAAGGTCACCAGGCTCAAATCG GACTCAGATTTCACAAGTATGACGGGCCTACTCACAGGGAGTGTGAAGCGGTTTTCCACAATGGCGCGATCTGGGCGAGACAACCGGAAGCTTCTTTGTGGTATGGCTGTGGGCCTGATCGTGGCCTTCTTCATCCTCTCCTACCTCCTGTCAAGGGCAAGGACGTGA
- the BET1L gene encoding BET1-like protein isoform X1 — protein MADWARAQSPGAVEEILDRENKRMADSLASKVTRLKSLALDIDRDAEDQNRYLDGMDSDFTSMTGLLTGSVKRFSTMARSGRDNRKLLCGMAVGLIVAFFILSYLLSRART, from the exons ATGGCGGACTGGGCTCGGG cTCAGAGCCCTGGTGCTGTGGAAGAGATTCTAGACCGAGAGAACAAGCGGATGGCTGACAGCTTGGCCTCCAAGGTCACCAGGCTCAAATCG CTGGCTCTGGACATTGATAGGGATGCGGAGGACCAGAACCGGTACCTGGACGGCATG GACTCAGATTTCACAAGTATGACGGGCCTACTCACAGGGAGTGTGAAGCGGTTTTCCACAATGGCGCGATCTGGGCGAGACAACCGGAAGCTTCTTTGTGGTATGGCTGTGGGCCTGATCGTGGCCTTCTTCATCCTCTCCTACCTCCTGTCAAGGGCAAGGACGTGA
- the CIMAP1A gene encoding ciliary microtubule associated protein 1A, whose amino-acid sequence MAEEVWVGTWRPHRPRGPIMALYSSPGPKYLIPPTTGFVKHTPTKLRAPAYSFRGTPMLLAENCSPGPRYSVNPKILRTGKDLGPAYSILGRYHTKTTLTPGPGDYFPEKSTKHVFDSAPSHSISARTKTFRVDSTPGPAAYMLPMVMGPHTVGKASQPSFSIKGRSKLGSFSDDLHKTPGPAAYRQTDVQVTKFKAPQYTMAARVEPPGDKTLKPGPGAHSPEKVTMTKPCAPVVSFGIKHSDYMTPLVVDVE is encoded by the exons ATGGCGGAGGAGGTATGGGTGGGCACCTGGAGGCCCCATCGTCCCCGGGGGCCCATCATGGCCCTCTACAGCAGCCCTGGACCCAAGTACCTGATTCCACCCACCACGG GCTTTGTGAAGCACACGCCCACCAAGCTGCGTGCACCGGCCTACAGCTTCCGCGGGACTCCCATGCTCCTGGCAGAGAACTGCTCCCCAGGGCCCCGCTACAGTGTGAACCCCAAGATACTGAGGACTGGCAAGGATCTTGGCCCCGCCTACTCCATCTTGGGGCGCTACCACACAAAGACCACACTGACCCCTGGCCCCG GCGACTACTTTCCAGAGAAATCTACCAAGCATGTGTTCGACTCGGCGCCCAGCCACTCCATTTCTGCCCGAACCAAGACCTTCCGAGTAGACAGCACCCCAG GCCCCGCAGCCTACATGCTGCCCATGGTGATGGGCCCCCACACGGTTGGCAAGGCCTCCCAGCCCTCCTTCTCCATCAAGGGCCGCAGCAAGCTGGGAAGCTTCAGCGACGACCTGCACAAG ACCCCAGGTCCCGCGGCCTACCGCCAGACTGATGTCCAGGTGACTAAGTTCAAGGCTCCACAGTATACCATGGCTGCCCGGGTGGAGCCCCCAGGGGACAAGACCCTAAAGCCAGGACCAGGAGCCCACAGCCCTGAGAAG gtgACGATGACCAAGCCCTGCGCCCCTGTCGTCTCCTTTGGCATCAAACACTCTGACTACATGACACCCCTGGTTGTGGATGTGGAATAG
- the SCGB1C1 gene encoding secretoglobin family 1C member 1: MKRSGALLLAALTVLCTCGLVTGEDSEELFMDFLQTLLVGSIEELYEGPLSKYNINADAKAAIAELKSCIDGLQPMHKAELVKLLVQVLGSQDDA, from the exons ATGAAGAGGAGCGGCGCCCTCCTGCTAGCGGCTCTCACTGTGCTCTGCACCTGCG GGCTGGTCACAGGGGAGGACAGCGAAGAGCTTTTCATGGACTTCCTGCAAACGCTGCTGGTGGGGTCCATAGAGGAGCTCTATGAGGGGCCCCTCAGCAAGTACAACATCAATGCAGATGCCAAGGCAGCAATAGCCGAGCTCAAGTCCTGCATAGACGGCCTGCAGCCCATGCACAAGGCGGAGCTGGTCAAGCTGCTG GTGCAAGTGTTGGGCAGTCAGGACGATGCCTAG